The proteins below come from a single Cupriavidus pauculus genomic window:
- a CDS encoding porin, translated as MCASVCATAAASLCAGMAMAHAKSSVTLYGVADAGIEYLNNVPTASGGASQIRMTSGNMATSRWGIRGTEDLGNSLRAVFHLESGMLVDTGAQGNRTRLFDRSAYVGLANRYGGVTLGRQTTPMFDTARRFDPMGFSPRYGLVRNDVILAGRADNAVKYSGTLGSLTASALYSLGRTGGGELPGNHKVDRNWGAALAYGAGALSAGAAYDEFQGASAASADRRDRRALIGASYAMGPTTIFAGYRWYGGNTGSLPTHRSNLYWAGVRYALKPALTLAGAAYYTDARDTDTRARNADALMFVASADYAFSRRTDVYLNIGYALNRGASRLGMNGYGSVRGKSAHVVTGKGQSGVVMGVRHRF; from the coding sequence GTGTGTGCCAGCGTGTGTGCCACCGCGGCTGCCTCGCTGTGCGCTGGCATGGCAATGGCACACGCCAAATCCAGCGTCACCTTGTATGGCGTGGCCGACGCCGGCATCGAGTATCTCAACAACGTGCCCACTGCCTCGGGCGGCGCCAGTCAGATCCGCATGACGTCGGGCAACATGGCCACGTCCCGCTGGGGCATTCGCGGCACCGAAGATCTCGGCAACAGCCTGCGTGCGGTCTTCCATCTCGAGAGCGGCATGCTCGTGGATACCGGCGCGCAGGGCAACCGGACGCGCCTGTTCGATCGCAGCGCCTACGTGGGCCTGGCAAACCGGTACGGCGGCGTGACGCTCGGCCGCCAGACGACGCCGATGTTCGACACCGCGCGGCGCTTCGACCCGATGGGCTTTTCACCGCGCTATGGGCTCGTCAGGAACGACGTCATCCTCGCGGGCCGCGCGGACAACGCGGTGAAATACAGTGGCACCCTCGGTAGCCTGACCGCTTCCGCGCTGTATAGCCTCGGCCGCACTGGCGGCGGCGAGCTGCCGGGCAACCACAAGGTGGACCGGAACTGGGGCGCGGCGCTCGCCTATGGCGCGGGCGCGCTGTCGGCAGGCGCGGCCTACGACGAGTTTCAGGGGGCATCCGCCGCAAGCGCGGACCGCAGGGACCGCCGCGCGCTGATCGGCGCCAGCTATGCCATGGGTCCCACCACGATCTTTGCCGGCTATCGCTGGTACGGCGGCAACACGGGAAGCCTGCCCACCCATCGTTCGAACCTGTACTGGGCCGGGGTGCGCTACGCCCTGAAGCCGGCGCTGACGCTGGCCGGCGCCGCTTATTACACAGACGCCCGGGACACAGACACCCGGGCCAGGAACGCCGACGCCCTCATGTTCGTGGCATCGGCCGATTATGCATTCTCCAGGCGAACCGATGTCTACCTGAACATTGGTTACGCGCTCAACCGGGGCGCGTCCCGGCTGGGCATGAATGGCTATGGCTCCGTACGCGGCAAGTCCGCCCATGTCGTCACGGGCAAAGGGCAGAGCGGCGTGGTCATGGGAGTGCGCCACCGGTTCTGA
- a CDS encoding manganese catalase family protein, which translates to MFVHNKRLQYTVRVARPDPGLANLLLEQFGGPQGELAAACRYFTQALAEEDPGRKDMLFDIATEELSHLEVIGSLIAMLNRGAKGDLAEGVQQEAELYRSLQGAGNDSHVTQLLYGGGPALINSAGVPWTAAYIDSIGEPTADLRSNIAAEARAKIIYERLMNVTDDADVQEALGFLMTREISHQKSFEKALYSITPNFPPGKTPGDPRFASVYFKMSQGEAMRGPWNADSTFVFVENPPPAVDGGDGLATVELPADQQSTLEAFAMRGESDVNSDPVTGADLGKAGDDLDGTGEADPPARNKR; encoded by the coding sequence ATGTTCGTTCACAACAAGCGCCTGCAATACACCGTCCGCGTGGCGCGGCCGGATCCCGGCCTCGCCAATCTGCTGCTCGAGCAGTTTGGCGGCCCGCAGGGCGAGCTCGCCGCCGCGTGCCGCTACTTCACCCAGGCGCTCGCCGAGGAGGACCCGGGCCGCAAGGACATGCTGTTCGACATCGCCACGGAAGAGCTGAGCCATCTGGAAGTCATCGGCTCGCTGATCGCCATGCTGAATCGTGGGGCCAAGGGTGACCTCGCGGAAGGCGTGCAACAGGAAGCCGAGCTGTATCGATCGCTGCAGGGCGCGGGCAACGATAGCCACGTCACGCAGTTGCTTTACGGCGGCGGCCCCGCGCTCATCAACTCGGCGGGCGTGCCATGGACCGCCGCCTACATCGACAGCATCGGCGAACCCACCGCGGACCTGCGCTCGAACATCGCCGCGGAGGCCAGGGCAAAGATCATTTACGAGCGCCTGATGAATGTCACGGACGATGCGGACGTGCAGGAAGCGCTCGGGTTCCTGATGACCCGGGAAATCTCGCATCAGAAGTCGTTCGAGAAAGCGCTGTACTCCATCACGCCCAACTTCCCTCCGGGCAAGACGCCCGGCGATCCGCGCTTTGCAAGCGTCTACTTCAAGATGTCGCAAGGCGAAGCGATGCGTGGTCCCTGGAACGCGGACAGTACGTTCGTCTTTGTCGAGAATCCGCCGCCTGCGGTCGATGGCGGCGACGGCCTCGCGACCGTGGAACTGCCCGCCGATCAGCAATCCACGCTGGAAGCCTTTGCCATGCGCGGCGAGTCGGACGTGAATAGCGACCCGGTCACCGGCGCCGATCTCGGCAAAGCCGGCGACGACCTCGACGGTACGGGCGAAGCGGATCCCCCCGCACGCAACAAGCGCTGA
- a CDS encoding DUF1254 domain-containing protein, protein MNRTNVCSLALAAMALSLPALTHAQGSRYDALANAPFDKDYPTPDTTRTLRDELVFQRATQAYLWALPAINIWAMKENSEKTFGGGYNVLPTWKERIRASTQVTTPNSDVVYAMGYLDLKQDGPLVVEAPPGVQGILDDFFQRPLVGPTIDGRAWIGDVGLAGPDKGKGGIYVLLPPDYKGEPPKASLPKGAFVYRSRTHNVFLFWRTFFSDPKDLSKANAQIAATRIYPLGQKASARPMQFPDGNAKPANLLFPRDASYFDMLSRFIDSETVDPADMDMRGFLHTIGIEKGRPFSPTPELRAMLDRAAQTGFKMSKVVITDMVTREPGGLYYPDRQWVNVFAGEDTSFQSGRTFTNLEQRSGYYTSAYSASPGMVKNLVNAGAKYPVTFRDKDGNFLDGGQSYSLRLPPNIPAKNFWSATVYDGTTASGLDNGQDHPSLNQMDKPMQNADGSIDLYFGPNAPAGKEKNWLRTLPGKGYFVILRLYSPEEAFFSQTWKPGDIEKRR, encoded by the coding sequence ATGAACAGAACGAACGTCTGCTCGCTCGCGCTCGCCGCCATGGCGTTGTCGCTCCCTGCCCTCACCCATGCGCAAGGCTCGCGCTACGACGCGCTGGCCAACGCCCCGTTCGACAAGGACTATCCGACGCCGGACACTACCCGCACGCTGCGCGACGAACTGGTTTTCCAGCGGGCCACGCAGGCCTATCTCTGGGCGCTCCCCGCCATCAACATCTGGGCGATGAAGGAAAACTCCGAGAAGACCTTTGGCGGCGGCTACAACGTCCTGCCGACGTGGAAGGAGCGCATCCGGGCGTCGACGCAGGTGACCACGCCGAACTCGGATGTGGTGTACGCCATGGGGTATCTGGATCTGAAGCAGGACGGCCCGCTCGTGGTCGAGGCGCCCCCGGGGGTACAAGGCATACTCGACGACTTCTTCCAGCGCCCCCTCGTCGGTCCCACCATCGACGGCCGCGCATGGATCGGTGATGTCGGCCTTGCGGGGCCCGACAAGGGCAAGGGTGGCATCTACGTGCTGCTGCCGCCCGACTACAAGGGCGAGCCGCCGAAGGCGAGCCTGCCCAAAGGCGCGTTCGTTTACCGTTCGCGCACCCACAACGTGTTCCTGTTCTGGCGGACGTTCTTCAGCGATCCGAAAGACCTGTCGAAGGCCAATGCACAGATCGCGGCTACGCGCATCTACCCGCTTGGCCAGAAGGCCTCGGCCAGACCGATGCAGTTCCCCGACGGCAATGCCAAACCCGCGAACCTGCTGTTTCCGCGCGATGCCAGCTACTTCGACATGCTGTCCCGCTTTATCGACAGCGAGACCGTCGATCCCGCGGACATGGACATGCGGGGCTTCCTCCATACCATCGGGATCGAAAAGGGCCGGCCGTTCTCCCCCACGCCCGAGCTGCGCGCAATGCTCGACCGCGCCGCACAGACCGGGTTCAAGATGAGCAAGGTCGTGATCACCGATATGGTGACGCGCGAGCCAGGCGGGCTCTACTATCCGGACCGGCAATGGGTCAATGTGTTCGCCGGTGAAGACACGTCGTTCCAGTCCGGCCGTACGTTCACCAATCTGGAGCAGCGCTCGGGCTACTACACCAGTGCGTATTCGGCCAGCCCGGGCATGGTGAAGAATCTGGTGAACGCGGGCGCCAAATACCCGGTCACGTTTCGCGACAAGGATGGCAACTTCCTCGATGGCGGGCAATCGTACAGCCTGCGCCTGCCGCCCAATATTCCCGCAAAGAATTTCTGGTCGGCAACGGTCTACGACGGCACGACGGCGTCAGGCCTCGACAACGGACAGGATCATCCGTCGCTGAATCAGATGGACAAGCCCATGCAGAACGCGGATGGCTCGATCGATCTGTACTTCGGCCCGAACGCGCCCGCCGGCAAGGAAAAGAACTGGCTGCGCACGCTGCCGGGCAAAGGCTACTTCGTGATCCTCAGGCTGTACTCGCCCGAGGAAGCGTTCTTCAGCCAGACGTGGAAACCGGGAGACATCGAGAAGCGCCGTTGA
- a CDS encoding DUF1254 domain-containing protein: MPSPIDVDITRRLFTALGGAIPLAMALPAAAADSKSRASAGASPPANPAAAETRPPPGLPMHEGYAEVIARMAYIWGWPMVNMLNRFARITQAPHPGLLNGVLPAAPRGQVGMLHDYIDPAETFVTCPNQDVVYGLGFFQLDEEPVVAQVPDFGDRFWVYALYDARTNQFGQVGKPYRTRPGFYLLAGPQWKGNKPSGIASVIRCPTSLANAIPRVFMNDTPDDRRAIQPVLNQIIFYPLKQFDGRMKTIDWAKAPEIPGPKSEAGAGGGETRWVIPETFFDQFGQVLDTVPPLPGEEALYAQFRSLMEVAGRDEDIRKHLVSVAVSTERDAIGPFFEWRRNGLPAGNGWNRSTNNAQTGFDYFDRTGTAKSNMFDNRPNETQYFYTDVDASGAALNGTNSYEVVFPAGQEPPVNGFWSLTLYNDKHLFHPNELKRYSLGTKNATLRRQADGSLTLYAGSRSPGAARESNWLPAPGGSFSLYIRAYWGKTPILDGAWKPPSIRRMA; encoded by the coding sequence ATGCCGAGTCCGATCGACGTAGACATTACACGCAGGCTGTTCACCGCGCTGGGCGGGGCCATTCCGCTGGCGATGGCATTGCCGGCGGCCGCCGCCGATTCGAAAAGCCGGGCGTCGGCTGGCGCCAGTCCGCCAGCAAATCCCGCGGCGGCAGAGACCAGGCCGCCGCCGGGCTTGCCGATGCACGAAGGCTACGCGGAGGTCATCGCGCGCATGGCCTACATATGGGGCTGGCCGATGGTGAACATGCTGAATCGCTTCGCGCGCATCACGCAGGCCCCGCATCCGGGCCTGCTCAATGGCGTGCTACCCGCCGCGCCCCGCGGGCAGGTCGGCATGCTGCACGACTACATCGACCCGGCGGAAACGTTCGTGACCTGTCCGAACCAGGACGTGGTCTACGGACTGGGGTTCTTCCAGCTGGATGAAGAGCCGGTGGTCGCTCAGGTGCCCGACTTCGGCGACCGGTTCTGGGTCTACGCGCTGTACGACGCGCGCACCAATCAGTTCGGCCAGGTCGGCAAGCCGTACCGGACGCGGCCCGGTTTCTACCTGCTGGCGGGCCCCCAGTGGAAGGGCAACAAGCCGTCGGGCATCGCGTCGGTCATTCGCTGCCCCACATCGCTGGCCAACGCCATTCCGCGCGTGTTCATGAACGACACGCCCGACGATCGCCGCGCCATTCAACCGGTGCTCAACCAGATCATCTTCTATCCGCTCAAGCAATTCGATGGCCGCATGAAAACCATCGACTGGGCGAAGGCACCCGAGATTCCGGGCCCCAAATCCGAGGCCGGCGCCGGCGGCGGCGAGACCCGATGGGTCATCCCCGAGACGTTTTTCGATCAGTTCGGGCAGGTGCTGGACACCGTGCCGCCCCTGCCCGGGGAGGAAGCGCTCTACGCGCAGTTCCGGTCGCTGATGGAAGTTGCGGGCCGCGACGAGGACATCCGGAAGCACCTCGTCTCCGTCGCCGTCAGCACCGAACGCGACGCAATCGGACCGTTCTTCGAATGGCGCCGCAACGGCCTGCCCGCTGGCAACGGATGGAACCGCTCGACCAACAACGCGCAGACGGGCTTCGACTACTTCGATCGTACGGGCACGGCCAAATCGAACATGTTCGACAACCGGCCCAATGAGACGCAGTACTTCTATACCGACGTCGATGCGTCCGGTGCGGCGCTCAACGGAACGAACAGCTACGAGGTCGTCTTTCCCGCCGGACAGGAGCCCCCTGTCAATGGCTTCTGGTCGCTGACGCTCTACAACGACAAGCATCTGTTCCACCCGAACGAACTCAAGCGTTATTCGCTCGGCACGAAGAACGCGACCCTCAGGCGTCAGGCCGATGGTTCGCTGACGCTGTATGCGGGATCGCGGTCCCCAGGCGCGGCGCGGGAGTCGAACTGGCTGCCCGCCCCCGGCGGATCGTTCTCGCTCTACATTCGCGCCTACTGGGGCAAGACGCCCATTCTCGACGGCGCCTGGAAGCCGCCATCCATCCGGAGGATGGCATGA